A part of Capsicum annuum cultivar UCD-10X-F1 chromosome 6, UCD10Xv1.1, whole genome shotgun sequence genomic DNA contains:
- the LOC107873345 gene encoding uncharacterized protein LOC107873345 isoform X1, which yields MFSWNLARSAETLFSRWAIKSFCNFLLKKKLGKFILGVIDPNQLVVQLSAGTIQLSNLALNVDYLNQKVVLFTNLRCDFMFIELDSEDMGCFVSMPQETGGNKRPGNIGKVSVFVLGLRIPKPVDFSLALGDHLSKTLVECLSVLRTRIVIMAGQEAPTITRSRRKVATQHGGSTLDNLLQALEDYLPVLLGLVTMVAYYSIKCNLFGSIKRMMQRRNLPVDLAEGVLRALCLQALGQLSDAASRLISSMDARRPRDDSDPNDSR from the exons ATGTTTTCGTGGAATTTAGCGAGGTCTGCGGAGACGTTGTTCTCGCGTTGGGCAATTAaaagtttttgtaattttttgttgaagaagaaattgGGGAAATTTATACTTGGTGTTATTGATCCTAATCAGCTCGTTGTTCAGCTTAGTGCTGGTACAATTCAGCTGTCTAATCTTGCTCTCAATGTTGATTATCTCAATCAAAAG GTTGTTTTGTTCACCAACTTAAGATGTGATTTTATGTTCATTGAGCTGGACTCCGAG GATATGGGATGCTTTGTTTCGATGCCACAGGAGACTGGTGGGAATAAAAGGCCAGGAAACATTGGCAAGGTGTCTGTATTTGTTCTAGGATTGCGTATTCCTAAGCCAGTTGATTTCTCTCTTGCACTTGGTGATCACTTGTCGAAAACCCTGGTGGAGTGCCTTTCCGTTCTCAGAACCAGAATAGTCATTATGGCAGGGCAGGAAGCTCCCACAATTACAAGGTCAAGAAGGAAAGTTGCTACTCAGCATG GAGGTTCAACCCTTGATAATCTTTTGCAGGCTCTAGAAGATTATTTGCCTGTTCTTTTGGGACTAGTTACGATG GTAGCATATTACAGCATAAAGTGCAATTTATTTGGGTCAATCAAGAGGATGATGCAGAG GAGAAATCTTCCAGTAGACCTCGCTGAAGGAGTTCTGCGAGCATTGTGCCTCCAAGCACTAGGGCAG ctAAGTGATGCTGCAAGTAGACTCATTTCATCCATGGATGCAAGGAGACCACGTGATGATAGTGATCCTAATGATAGTCGTTGA
- the LOC107873345 gene encoding uncharacterized protein LOC107873345 isoform X3: MFSWNLARSAETLFSRWAIKSFCNFLLKKKLGKFILGVIDPNQLVVQLSAGTIQLSNLALNVDYLNQKDMGCFVSMPQETGGNKRPGNIGKVSVFVLGLRIPKPVDFSLALGDHLSKTLVECLSVLRTRIVIMAGQEAPTITRSRRKVATQHGGSTLDNLLQALEDYLPVLLGLVTMVAYYSIKCNLFGSIKRMMQRRNLPVDLAEGVLRALCLQALGQLSDAASRLISSMDARRPRDDSDPNDSR; the protein is encoded by the exons ATGTTTTCGTGGAATTTAGCGAGGTCTGCGGAGACGTTGTTCTCGCGTTGGGCAATTAaaagtttttgtaattttttgttgaagaagaaattgGGGAAATTTATACTTGGTGTTATTGATCCTAATCAGCTCGTTGTTCAGCTTAGTGCTGGTACAATTCAGCTGTCTAATCTTGCTCTCAATGTTGATTATCTCAATCAAAAG GATATGGGATGCTTTGTTTCGATGCCACAGGAGACTGGTGGGAATAAAAGGCCAGGAAACATTGGCAAGGTGTCTGTATTTGTTCTAGGATTGCGTATTCCTAAGCCAGTTGATTTCTCTCTTGCACTTGGTGATCACTTGTCGAAAACCCTGGTGGAGTGCCTTTCCGTTCTCAGAACCAGAATAGTCATTATGGCAGGGCAGGAAGCTCCCACAATTACAAGGTCAAGAAGGAAAGTTGCTACTCAGCATG GAGGTTCAACCCTTGATAATCTTTTGCAGGCTCTAGAAGATTATTTGCCTGTTCTTTTGGGACTAGTTACGATG GTAGCATATTACAGCATAAAGTGCAATTTATTTGGGTCAATCAAGAGGATGATGCAGAG GAGAAATCTTCCAGTAGACCTCGCTGAAGGAGTTCTGCGAGCATTGTGCCTCCAAGCACTAGGGCAG ctAAGTGATGCTGCAAGTAGACTCATTTCATCCATGGATGCAAGGAGACCACGTGATGATAGTGATCCTAATGATAGTCGTTGA
- the LOC107873345 gene encoding uncharacterized protein LOC107873345 isoform X8 yields the protein MFSWNLARSAETLFSRWAIKSFCNFLLKKKLGKFILGVIDPNQLVVQLSAGTIQLSNLALNVDYLNQKVVLFTNLRCDFMFIELDSEDMGCFVSMPQETGGNKRPGNIGKVSVFVLGLRIPKPVDFSLALGDHLSKTLVECLSVLRTRIVIMAGQEAPTITRSRRKVATQHGGSTLDNLLQALEDYLPVLLGLVTMEKSSSRPR from the exons ATGTTTTCGTGGAATTTAGCGAGGTCTGCGGAGACGTTGTTCTCGCGTTGGGCAATTAaaagtttttgtaattttttgttgaagaagaaattgGGGAAATTTATACTTGGTGTTATTGATCCTAATCAGCTCGTTGTTCAGCTTAGTGCTGGTACAATTCAGCTGTCTAATCTTGCTCTCAATGTTGATTATCTCAATCAAAAG GTTGTTTTGTTCACCAACTTAAGATGTGATTTTATGTTCATTGAGCTGGACTCCGAG GATATGGGATGCTTTGTTTCGATGCCACAGGAGACTGGTGGGAATAAAAGGCCAGGAAACATTGGCAAGGTGTCTGTATTTGTTCTAGGATTGCGTATTCCTAAGCCAGTTGATTTCTCTCTTGCACTTGGTGATCACTTGTCGAAAACCCTGGTGGAGTGCCTTTCCGTTCTCAGAACCAGAATAGTCATTATGGCAGGGCAGGAAGCTCCCACAATTACAAGGTCAAGAAGGAAAGTTGCTACTCAGCATG GAGGTTCAACCCTTGATAATCTTTTGCAGGCTCTAGAAGATTATTTGCCTGTTCTTTTGGGACTAGTTACGATG GAGAAATCTTCCAGTAGACCTCGCTGA
- the LOC107873345 gene encoding uncharacterized protein LOC107873345 isoform X6: MFSWNLARSAETLFSRWAIKSFCNFLLKKKLGKFILGVIDPNQLVVQLSAGTIQLSNLALNVDYLNQKVVLFTNLRCDFMFIELDSEDMGCFVSMPQETGGNKRPGNIGKVSVFVLGLRIPKPVDFSLALGDHLSKTLVECLSVLRTRIVIMAGQEAPTITRSRRKVATQHGSRRLFACSFGTSYDGSILQHKVQFIWVNQEDDAEEKSSSRPR; encoded by the exons ATGTTTTCGTGGAATTTAGCGAGGTCTGCGGAGACGTTGTTCTCGCGTTGGGCAATTAaaagtttttgtaattttttgttgaagaagaaattgGGGAAATTTATACTTGGTGTTATTGATCCTAATCAGCTCGTTGTTCAGCTTAGTGCTGGTACAATTCAGCTGTCTAATCTTGCTCTCAATGTTGATTATCTCAATCAAAAG GTTGTTTTGTTCACCAACTTAAGATGTGATTTTATGTTCATTGAGCTGGACTCCGAG GATATGGGATGCTTTGTTTCGATGCCACAGGAGACTGGTGGGAATAAAAGGCCAGGAAACATTGGCAAGGTGTCTGTATTTGTTCTAGGATTGCGTATTCCTAAGCCAGTTGATTTCTCTCTTGCACTTGGTGATCACTTGTCGAAAACCCTGGTGGAGTGCCTTTCCGTTCTCAGAACCAGAATAGTCATTATGGCAGGGCAGGAAGCTCCCACAATTACAAGGTCAAGAAGGAAAGTTGCTACTCAGCATG GCTCTAGAAGATTATTTGCCTGTTCTTTTGGGACTAGTTACGATG GTAGCATATTACAGCATAAAGTGCAATTTATTTGGGTCAATCAAGAGGATGATGCAGAG GAGAAATCTTCCAGTAGACCTCGCTGA
- the LOC107873345 gene encoding uncharacterized protein LOC107873345 isoform X4 codes for MFSWNLARSAETLFSRWAIKSFCNFLLKKKLGKFILGVIDPNQLVVQLSAGTIQLSNLALNVDYLNQKVVLFTNLRCDFMFIELDSEDMGCFVSMPQETGGNKRPGNIGKVSVFVLGLRIPKPVDFSLALGDHLSKTLVECLSVLRTRIVIMAGQEAPTITRSRRKVATQHGSRRLFACSFGTSYDGSILQHKVQFIWVNQEDDAEVKLEICFPFCFLFMLTVLFVFSTMRENYIICQKI; via the exons ATGTTTTCGTGGAATTTAGCGAGGTCTGCGGAGACGTTGTTCTCGCGTTGGGCAATTAaaagtttttgtaattttttgttgaagaagaaattgGGGAAATTTATACTTGGTGTTATTGATCCTAATCAGCTCGTTGTTCAGCTTAGTGCTGGTACAATTCAGCTGTCTAATCTTGCTCTCAATGTTGATTATCTCAATCAAAAG GTTGTTTTGTTCACCAACTTAAGATGTGATTTTATGTTCATTGAGCTGGACTCCGAG GATATGGGATGCTTTGTTTCGATGCCACAGGAGACTGGTGGGAATAAAAGGCCAGGAAACATTGGCAAGGTGTCTGTATTTGTTCTAGGATTGCGTATTCCTAAGCCAGTTGATTTCTCTCTTGCACTTGGTGATCACTTGTCGAAAACCCTGGTGGAGTGCCTTTCCGTTCTCAGAACCAGAATAGTCATTATGGCAGGGCAGGAAGCTCCCACAATTACAAGGTCAAGAAGGAAAGTTGCTACTCAGCATG GCTCTAGAAGATTATTTGCCTGTTCTTTTGGGACTAGTTACGATG GTAGCATATTACAGCATAAAGTGCAATTTATTTGGGTCAATCAAGAGGATGATGCAGAGGTCAAACTAGAAATATGTTTtcctttttgctttcttttcatgttaacTGTTCTATTTGTTTTTTCCACTATGAGGGAGAATTatattatttgtcaaaaaatttaG
- the LOC107873345 gene encoding uncharacterized protein LOC107873345 isoform X5, producing MFSWNLARSAETLFSRWAIKSFCNFLLKKKLGKFILGVIDPNQLVVQLSAGTIQLSNLALNVDYLNQKETGGNKRPGNIGKVSVFVLGLRIPKPVDFSLALGDHLSKTLVECLSVLRTRIVIMAGQEAPTITRSRRKVATQHGGSTLDNLLQALEDYLPVLLGLVTMVAYYSIKCNLFGSIKRMMQRRNLPVDLAEGVLRALCLQALGQLSDAASRLISSMDARRPRDDSDPNDSR from the exons ATGTTTTCGTGGAATTTAGCGAGGTCTGCGGAGACGTTGTTCTCGCGTTGGGCAATTAaaagtttttgtaattttttgttgaagaagaaattgGGGAAATTTATACTTGGTGTTATTGATCCTAATCAGCTCGTTGTTCAGCTTAGTGCTGGTACAATTCAGCTGTCTAATCTTGCTCTCAATGTTGATTATCTCAATCAAAAG GAGACTGGTGGGAATAAAAGGCCAGGAAACATTGGCAAGGTGTCTGTATTTGTTCTAGGATTGCGTATTCCTAAGCCAGTTGATTTCTCTCTTGCACTTGGTGATCACTTGTCGAAAACCCTGGTGGAGTGCCTTTCCGTTCTCAGAACCAGAATAGTCATTATGGCAGGGCAGGAAGCTCCCACAATTACAAGGTCAAGAAGGAAAGTTGCTACTCAGCATG GAGGTTCAACCCTTGATAATCTTTTGCAGGCTCTAGAAGATTATTTGCCTGTTCTTTTGGGACTAGTTACGATG GTAGCATATTACAGCATAAAGTGCAATTTATTTGGGTCAATCAAGAGGATGATGCAGAG GAGAAATCTTCCAGTAGACCTCGCTGAAGGAGTTCTGCGAGCATTGTGCCTCCAAGCACTAGGGCAG ctAAGTGATGCTGCAAGTAGACTCATTTCATCCATGGATGCAAGGAGACCACGTGATGATAGTGATCCTAATGATAGTCGTTGA
- the LOC107873345 gene encoding uncharacterized protein LOC107873345 isoform X2, translating into MFSWNLARSAETLFSRWAIKSFCNFLLKKKLGKFILGVIDPNQLVVQLSAGTIQLSNLALNVDYLNQKVVLFTNLRCDFMFIELDSEETGGNKRPGNIGKVSVFVLGLRIPKPVDFSLALGDHLSKTLVECLSVLRTRIVIMAGQEAPTITRSRRKVATQHGGSTLDNLLQALEDYLPVLLGLVTMVAYYSIKCNLFGSIKRMMQRRNLPVDLAEGVLRALCLQALGQLSDAASRLISSMDARRPRDDSDPNDSR; encoded by the exons ATGTTTTCGTGGAATTTAGCGAGGTCTGCGGAGACGTTGTTCTCGCGTTGGGCAATTAaaagtttttgtaattttttgttgaagaagaaattgGGGAAATTTATACTTGGTGTTATTGATCCTAATCAGCTCGTTGTTCAGCTTAGTGCTGGTACAATTCAGCTGTCTAATCTTGCTCTCAATGTTGATTATCTCAATCAAAAG GTTGTTTTGTTCACCAACTTAAGATGTGATTTTATGTTCATTGAGCTGGACTCCGAG GAGACTGGTGGGAATAAAAGGCCAGGAAACATTGGCAAGGTGTCTGTATTTGTTCTAGGATTGCGTATTCCTAAGCCAGTTGATTTCTCTCTTGCACTTGGTGATCACTTGTCGAAAACCCTGGTGGAGTGCCTTTCCGTTCTCAGAACCAGAATAGTCATTATGGCAGGGCAGGAAGCTCCCACAATTACAAGGTCAAGAAGGAAAGTTGCTACTCAGCATG GAGGTTCAACCCTTGATAATCTTTTGCAGGCTCTAGAAGATTATTTGCCTGTTCTTTTGGGACTAGTTACGATG GTAGCATATTACAGCATAAAGTGCAATTTATTTGGGTCAATCAAGAGGATGATGCAGAG GAGAAATCTTCCAGTAGACCTCGCTGAAGGAGTTCTGCGAGCATTGTGCCTCCAAGCACTAGGGCAG ctAAGTGATGCTGCAAGTAGACTCATTTCATCCATGGATGCAAGGAGACCACGTGATGATAGTGATCCTAATGATAGTCGTTGA
- the LOC107873345 gene encoding uncharacterized protein LOC107873345 isoform X7, with protein MLIISIKSKVVLFTNLRCDFMFIELDSEDMGCFVSMPQETGGNKRPGNIGKVSVFVLGLRIPKPVDFSLALGDHLSKTLVECLSVLRTRIVIMAGQEAPTITRSRRKVATQHGGSTLDNLLQALEDYLPVLLGLVTMVAYYSIKCNLFGSIKRMMQRRNLPVDLAEGVLRALCLQALGQLSDAASRLISSMDARRPRDDSDPNDSR; from the exons ATGTTGATTATCTCAATCAAAAG CAAGGTTGTTTTGTTCACCAACTTAAGATGTGATTTTATGTTCATTGAGCTGGACTCCGAG GATATGGGATGCTTTGTTTCGATGCCACAGGAGACTGGTGGGAATAAAAGGCCAGGAAACATTGGCAAGGTGTCTGTATTTGTTCTAGGATTGCGTATTCCTAAGCCAGTTGATTTCTCTCTTGCACTTGGTGATCACTTGTCGAAAACCCTGGTGGAGTGCCTTTCCGTTCTCAGAACCAGAATAGTCATTATGGCAGGGCAGGAAGCTCCCACAATTACAAGGTCAAGAAGGAAAGTTGCTACTCAGCATG GAGGTTCAACCCTTGATAATCTTTTGCAGGCTCTAGAAGATTATTTGCCTGTTCTTTTGGGACTAGTTACGATG GTAGCATATTACAGCATAAAGTGCAATTTATTTGGGTCAATCAAGAGGATGATGCAGAG GAGAAATCTTCCAGTAGACCTCGCTGAAGGAGTTCTGCGAGCATTGTGCCTCCAAGCACTAGGGCAG ctAAGTGATGCTGCAAGTAGACTCATTTCATCCATGGATGCAAGGAGACCACGTGATGATAGTGATCCTAATGATAGTCGTTGA